One genomic region from Tigriopus californicus strain San Diego chromosome 4, Tcal_SD_v2.1, whole genome shotgun sequence encodes:
- the LOC131879033 gene encoding presenilin-associated rhomboid-like protein, mitochondrial, with translation MLGCQHGLVQCYSDLFHHIFVSSPYTMTVFSRILSNSGRPLLSQFSSRSPWPSGWRHFRQKGRRGHVGSQPMVRQETYAPVNWSVLAKPAAFTLGFSATAFVGATIWQYENMRKEKKARFAPGKGWFGPYWDNSPAMPKAGGFRNELNRWWNNLSPADLLFVGICAANVAVFLAWRVPALQPVMLKYFSCNPAATSTVCLPMILSVFSHSSFIHLAANMYVLHGFMKHGVQLLGPEQFLAVYMSAGVISSLASMVYKVGSGRMGYSLGASGAICTVLGIFGTMFPNALMQIVFIPGITFSASSAIKGLMAVDTAGLVMNWRFFDHAAHLGGMVFGVWWCYFGNKLVWENRLPVMQLWHDMFRGGEPPRFN, from the coding sequence ATGTTAGGTTGTCAACACGGTCTGGTACAATGCTATTCTGACCTctttcatcacatttttgttaGTTCTCCATACACCATGACAGTGTTTAGTCGAATCCTGTCCAATTCAGGCCGACCATTGCTGTCCCAGTTCTCATCGCGTAGCCCATGGCCTTCTGGTTGGCGGCATTTCCGCCAGAAAGGCCGTCGAGGTCACGTGGGCAGCCAACCTATGGTCAGGCAGGAGACGTATGCGCCCGTGAATTGGTCGGTTTTAGCCAAGCCCGCGGCTTTCACTTTGGGTTTCAGCGCCACAGCCTTTGTGGGAGCCACCATTTGGCAATATGAGAATATgcgcaaagaaaaaaaggccagATTTGCGCCGGGCAAAGGCTGGTTTGGGCCTTATTGGGACAACTCTCCGGCCATGCCCAAAGCCGGCGGATTTCGGAATGAGCTCAACCGATGGTGGAATAATTTGAGTCCCGCTGACCTGTTGTTTGTGGGCATTTGTGCGGCCAATGTAGCCGTGTTTCTAGCCTGGCGGGTGCCCGCCCTTCAGCCCGTGATGCTGAAATATTTCTCGTGCAATCCAGCAGCAACATCCACTGTGTGTTTGCCCATGATTCTGAGTGTCTTCAGTCatagttcgttcattcactTGGCAGCCAATATGTATGTGCTGCACGGGTTTATGAAGCACGGAGTCCAATTATTGGGACCCGAACAATTTCTGGCCGTTTACATGTCAGCCGGCGTGATTTCTAGCTTGGCCAGTATGGTATATAAGGTGGGTAGTGGTCGCATGGGATATTCATTGGGAGCGTCCGGAGCCATTTGTACCGTGTTGGGTATCTTTGGCACCATGTTCCCCAACGCGTTGATGCAAATCGTCTTTATTCCGGGAATTACATTCAGTGCCAGCTCGGCTATCAAGGGACTTATGGCCGTCGATACGGCTGGATTAGTGATGAATTGGCGGTTCTTCGATCATGCGGCTCATTTGGGCGGGATGGTCTTCGGCGTATGGTGGTGCTACTTTGGGAACAAACTGGTGTGGGAGAATCGTTTGCCCGTGATGCAATTGTGGCATGACATGTTCCGGGGAGGAGAGCCGCCCAGGTTTAATTAG